From Estrella lausannensis, one genomic window encodes:
- a CDS encoding class I SAM-dependent methyltransferase, whose protein sequence is MKDLFSKQAAEYAKYRPGYPRALYDCIFSHVRNFDQAWDCATGNGQAAVELAAKFQSVIATDMSRKQIEHADQRPNITYQVCPAEKTPFPDHCFDLVTVAQALHWFDFDAFYPELERVLKPEGFFAAWSYGVARVTPEIDRVVDHLYHDLLGSYWDGRRALIDEEYRTIPFPLKRRDAPSLSIELDWTLEHFISYFARTWSAVQTYVDKNGVNPVDLIAPDLEREWRGAPTRKIRWPIYLLMGVFE, encoded by the coding sequence ATGAAAGATCTTTTTTCTAAGCAGGCGGCTGAATATGCGAAATATCGTCCCGGTTATCCAAGAGCGCTCTATGACTGCATCTTCAGCCACGTGCGAAATTTTGATCAGGCTTGGGACTGTGCTACGGGAAATGGCCAGGCAGCCGTTGAATTGGCAGCTAAATTTCAGAGTGTCATTGCCACTGACATGAGTAGAAAGCAAATAGAGCACGCTGATCAGCGCCCGAACATCACCTACCAGGTGTGTCCTGCGGAGAAGACTCCCTTTCCAGACCACTGCTTTGATCTCGTGACGGTTGCGCAAGCGCTGCATTGGTTTGATTTTGATGCGTTTTATCCCGAACTTGAAAGGGTGCTTAAACCGGAGGGGTTTTTCGCGGCATGGAGTTATGGCGTGGCGCGGGTCACTCCTGAAATTGACAGGGTAGTGGACCATCTCTACCACGACCTGCTTGGCTCCTACTGGGATGGTCGCCGCGCTTTGATTGATGAGGAGTACCGGACGATTCCATTTCCTCTCAAGCGCCGTGATGCGCCTTCGCTTTCTATCGAGTTGGACTGGACTCTTGAGCATTTTATCTCATACTTTGCCAGAACCTGGTCGGCAGTGCAGACTTATGTGGATAAAAACGGGGTCAACCCTGTCGATCTGATTGCCCCTGATTTAGAAAGAGAGTGGCGGGGAGCTCCTACGCGAAAAATCCGGTGGCCAATCTATCTTTTGATGGGAGTTTTTGAGTGA
- a CDS encoding amino acid permease, with protein sequence MKRTGPILLVAGTCIGSGMIALPLVLAKLGLVPSIVLMLLMWLLMYYTSLINLELNLQAGKGLALGELGRKFSGPIAEWTGIISLKLLSYSLLAVFIYGGSSIVQEYLVAKMAWRVSLESVASVFALVAAVALTLPIHLIDYCNRMLFITLLGVVAILIVGLAVTIDWSNLPLFPTGEWESSSLAVILPVVFTSFGFQVIFHTLTNYCNKNAKVLKQVFFFGSLTPALVYILWTSSILGAVYNDNPAFYAEMVAGDAQVGELILALSEINRWQSVQLLVWGISLLAIFTSVIGVGVGLVDSIKSMLPAKGPQGLRTMIASFATVAPAFLAVIFVPDAFISVLGFAGMILAVIAVLLPVYLFTQLKAKKLHYQELKGRLLIVISVVAALVVIASELYSMM encoded by the coding sequence ATGAAACGCACAGGTCCGATATTACTGGTGGCGGGGACTTGCATTGGGAGCGGAATGATCGCGCTTCCGCTTGTTTTGGCAAAGCTTGGCTTGGTGCCGAGTATTGTGCTGATGCTGCTCATGTGGCTTCTGATGTACTACACCTCGCTGATCAATTTAGAGCTTAATCTACAGGCAGGAAAGGGTCTTGCCCTGGGCGAGCTGGGAAGAAAGTTCTCGGGGCCCATCGCTGAATGGACGGGTATCATTTCGCTAAAGCTGCTCTCGTACTCGCTGCTCGCTGTCTTCATCTATGGCGGCTCTTCGATTGTCCAAGAGTATTTGGTAGCTAAGATGGCCTGGCGTGTTTCGCTCGAAAGCGTCGCCTCCGTTTTCGCTTTGGTGGCAGCTGTCGCCCTGACCCTTCCGATACATCTCATCGACTACTGCAATCGCATGCTGTTTATCACTCTGCTTGGCGTGGTGGCTATCCTGATCGTGGGTCTGGCCGTTACGATCGACTGGAGCAACTTGCCCCTCTTTCCGACAGGGGAGTGGGAGAGCTCGTCCTTGGCAGTTATCTTACCTGTGGTTTTCACTTCGTTCGGCTTTCAGGTGATATTCCATACGTTGACGAACTACTGCAACAAGAATGCCAAGGTGTTGAAACAGGTGTTTTTCTTCGGGAGTCTGACGCCGGCGCTTGTCTACATCCTTTGGACATCGAGCATTTTAGGAGCTGTCTATAACGATAATCCGGCTTTTTATGCCGAAATGGTTGCCGGCGATGCGCAAGTTGGCGAGCTGATCTTGGCGCTCAGCGAAATTAATCGCTGGCAGTCCGTTCAGCTTTTGGTGTGGGGGATATCCCTTCTTGCGATTTTCACTTCGGTGATAGGCGTGGGCGTGGGACTTGTCGACTCCATCAAATCGATGTTGCCGGCCAAAGGGCCCCAGGGTCTCCGCACGATGATCGCTTCCTTTGCCACTGTAGCTCCGGCCTTTCTGGCGGTGATCTTTGTGCCCGATGCGTTCATCTCAGTTCTTGGATTTGCCGGGATGATCTTGGCGGTGATAGCCGTGCTTTTGCCAGTCTATCTTTTTACGCAGCTTAAGGCAAAAAAACTTCATTACCAGGAGCTGAAAGGCAGGCTGCTGATCGTCATTTCTGTCGTCGCAGCTTTGGTTGTTATCGCCTCGGAACTCTACAGTATGATGTAA
- a CDS encoding LysR family transcriptional regulator gives MATFNLQHLKYFYDTMRLGGVSHAARENHVSQSAVSQGIAKLEISFGKALLIHRKNRIQLTEDGHTVFAEAASVLKSAERLEQLISHPTEEYSGQVTVACTHSLAQSLLVGLCHRLNQEAPKATLKLRFGHVALVKQWLKEGSVDFGIVLDNEDLSAFETELLYQGHFELFRDKDHTLPNTLTEAVFTEPRTEVNILKKAYRERYGRELKTIMEISSWDMIYTLLRGSSLVGFIPDYLLLHPERRGNLKVCDYKLPRIPYQLLLVKERLIPLSRAASLFFKMIKEGLLLSGI, from the coding sequence ATGGCCACCTTCAACCTGCAGCACCTGAAATATTTTTACGATACCATGCGGCTCGGAGGCGTGTCACACGCAGCCCGTGAAAACCACGTCAGTCAATCTGCTGTCAGCCAGGGGATAGCCAAGCTCGAGATCTCGTTTGGTAAAGCACTGTTAATCCACCGGAAAAACCGGATTCAGCTGACAGAGGACGGACACACGGTGTTTGCCGAGGCAGCGTCCGTTCTTAAATCGGCCGAGCGTCTCGAACAGCTTATCTCACATCCCACTGAAGAGTATTCCGGCCAAGTCACTGTCGCCTGTACCCATTCCCTTGCCCAATCGCTTCTGGTCGGCCTGTGTCATCGCCTCAACCAGGAGGCACCTAAAGCAACTCTCAAACTGCGATTTGGCCACGTAGCTTTGGTCAAGCAATGGCTGAAGGAAGGGTCGGTGGATTTCGGAATCGTCCTCGATAACGAGGATCTCTCCGCTTTTGAAACAGAGCTCCTCTATCAGGGACATTTTGAGCTTTTTCGGGATAAGGACCACACCTTGCCGAACACTTTGACGGAGGCGGTCTTCACTGAACCGAGGACTGAGGTTAACATCTTGAAGAAGGCGTATCGGGAAAGATATGGCAGGGAACTTAAAACGATCATGGAAATATCGAGCTGGGATATGATCTACACGCTTTTACGCGGCAGTTCGCTCGTCGGGTTTATTCCAGACTACCTGCTTTTACATCCTGAAAGAAGAGGGAACCTCAAGGTGTGCGACTACAAACTGCCCCGCATTCCATATCAGTTGCTGCTCGTGAAAGAAAGATTAATTCCCCTCTCGCGCGCTGCATCCCTTTTCTTCAAAATGATCAAGGAAGGGCTACTGCTTAGTGGAATTTAG
- a CDS encoding penicillin-binding transpeptidase domain-containing protein has product MNRTLSKLLALFLCTLINTPLFTLEENFIVLNALTDQVIEERGPHVNDRITPCSTFKITLALMGYDSGILTDENNPVWHYKEGYDDFLEAWKAPQTPASWMKFSCLWYSRIIAETLGEERFRHYLDLFDYGNRDTSGGLPAPCWINSSLKISPKEQALFIQKMVLGKLPVSQEAFNKTKAILFQGITQDGSRLYGKTGWTGSRKDESGNAYEIGWFVGWVEKGQDVFPFAYYIRDSKIELTQRIPRAKQLLQETTDE; this is encoded by the coding sequence ATGAATCGCACGCTGTCGAAACTACTCGCCTTGTTTTTATGCACACTCATTAACACCCCCCTTTTCACCCTCGAGGAAAATTTCATTGTACTCAACGCCTTAACTGACCAGGTGATTGAGGAGAGGGGCCCTCATGTCAATGACAGGATCACTCCCTGTTCCACCTTCAAGATCACACTGGCGCTGATGGGTTATGACTCCGGCATTCTAACCGATGAAAACAACCCTGTCTGGCACTACAAAGAGGGTTACGATGATTTCCTGGAAGCATGGAAAGCTCCGCAGACTCCCGCATCCTGGATGAAATTTTCCTGCCTTTGGTACTCAAGAATTATCGCTGAAACCCTTGGTGAAGAAAGATTCCGGCACTACCTCGACCTATTCGATTACGGCAACCGGGATACCTCCGGCGGGCTTCCGGCTCCCTGCTGGATCAACTCCTCTCTTAAAATTTCCCCAAAAGAGCAGGCTCTCTTCATCCAGAAAATGGTCTTGGGAAAACTGCCCGTCTCTCAGGAGGCTTTCAATAAGACAAAGGCAATCTTATTTCAGGGCATCACGCAAGATGGCAGCAGACTCTACGGCAAGACAGGCTGGACAGGCTCTCGAAAGGACGAGAGTGGTAACGCCTATGAAATCGGCTGGTTCGTAGGTTGGGTGGAGAAAGGCCAAGACGTTTTTCCCTTCGCTTACTACATCCGCGACAGTAAGATCGAGCTCACACAAAGAATTCCGAGAGCAAAGCAGTTGCTACAAGAGACAACGGATGAATAA
- a CDS encoding MFS transporter has translation MPKHSTFGKINASASIAFLIGPFFGGILIDSNLYEGLTLSTPFYGISVLFVLLSGASLLFLREDALAEPVAARSVWQRFNLYKRLSVLFTNQRLKFLLFVSTSFSLAVDIFYQFAPVYLTEKWTLAPSDLIIYNAFLCVSLAVGNGWLAGYVSRQFDRQKAVIFSTTAVGALLVGIILAESPFVMFLLYGSMGIVIGLAVTLLTVKISDSVSDAIQGEVLGVQIALRVLGEALICLLGGVLLLISPKLVLGLAAMMTGLAMLYYARRAPAY, from the coding sequence ATGCCGAAGCACTCCACCTTTGGGAAGATCAACGCGTCTGCGTCGATTGCCTTTTTAATCGGCCCCTTTTTTGGAGGGATCTTAATCGACAGCAATCTTTATGAGGGGCTGACGCTATCCACCCCTTTTTATGGGATCAGTGTCTTGTTTGTTCTTCTGTCGGGCGCTTCCCTCCTTTTCCTGAGGGAGGACGCTCTTGCTGAACCTGTGGCGGCAAGGAGCGTGTGGCAGCGCTTCAACCTCTACAAAAGGCTATCGGTCCTTTTTACCAACCAGCGTTTGAAATTTTTGCTGTTTGTTTCCACCTCCTTCAGTTTGGCTGTCGATATCTTCTATCAGTTCGCGCCTGTCTACCTGACGGAAAAATGGACACTGGCTCCATCTGACCTGATTATTTATAATGCCTTTCTCTGCGTCTCCCTGGCAGTGGGCAACGGATGGCTGGCAGGTTATGTGTCCAGGCAGTTTGACCGTCAGAAAGCTGTCATCTTCTCGACGACTGCTGTCGGTGCTCTATTGGTGGGGATCATTCTGGCGGAGTCGCCCTTTGTGATGTTTCTTCTCTATGGATCGATGGGAATTGTCATCGGACTGGCAGTGACCTTGCTGACCGTCAAGATTTCAGATTCTGTCAGCGACGCAATTCAGGGGGAGGTGCTCGGAGTGCAGATTGCATTGCGTGTTTTGGGGGAGGCGCTGATCTGTCTGCTCGGGGGCGTTCTCTTACTCATTTCACCGAAGTTGGTACTCGGTCTTGCTGCTATGATGACAGGGCTTGCGATGCTCTATTATGCGCGCCGCGCCCCTGCCTATTAG
- a CDS encoding OsmC family protein, which produces MAVKERINGVDTTTLREISEEVRKHPAAARCEFRASNTWMEGGHNQTRIQGYYAAGHEQKTRPKPFTMEADEPPALLGTDKAPNPVEYLLGALASCMTTSIVYHLSMKGYRIHAISSEMKGEIDLQGFLGINHSIPKGYKKIEASFKIKTDAPKATIEEAYKFSPTYSMLSKGTPIEVKLHLS; this is translated from the coding sequence ATGGCAGTCAAAGAAAGAATCAATGGCGTCGATACAACCACTTTAAGAGAAATCTCAGAGGAAGTCCGCAAACACCCGGCAGCTGCGCGCTGCGAGTTCAGAGCGTCAAACACTTGGATGGAAGGGGGGCACAACCAAACCCGGATTCAAGGATATTATGCGGCCGGCCACGAGCAAAAAACCCGTCCGAAACCTTTCACCATGGAAGCGGATGAACCCCCAGCTCTCTTGGGCACTGACAAGGCCCCCAATCCGGTGGAGTACTTGCTCGGCGCACTGGCGTCTTGCATGACAACTTCCATCGTCTATCACCTCAGCATGAAGGGGTATCGCATCCATGCTATTTCATCGGAAATGAAAGGAGAGATCGACCTGCAGGGGTTCCTTGGAATTAACCACTCAATCCCTAAGGGATACAAGAAAATCGAAGCTTCTTTCAAAATTAAAACCGATGCACCTAAGGCAACGATCGAAGAGGCCTACAAATTCTCACCCACCTACTCCATGCTCTCAAAAGGCACACCCATCGAAGTGAAGCTCCACTTAAGCTAA
- a CDS encoding cation:proton antiporter yields MHSNLQIVLILTIGFALASLLAFIAQRFRFPAILGYMLAGYIIGPYSPGFVADVEISEQLAEICVILMLFGVGLHFRIEDLIGVKNIAIPGAVAQTFFAAVTGFLIVRGMGWSPEAALIIGLSIGVASTVVLVRILTDNEILNTSKGHIAVGWLVVEDIFTVIFLILLPTFAAFSSGENISLMSFSGSLLILTGKFLILGLFMFKWGHKIVAYILTNIARLKSQELFTLTILALVFVIATGSTALFGTSIALGAFIAGMVIGKTSVRHQAAANALPLKDIFAVIFFLSVGMLFNPNPIIANYPLFLGVLAVILIVKPLVAFIITVLLGHSLNVALTLSVALAQIGEFSFILAEEAMNLKLLPDDGFDILVACALVSISLNPLLFQSIGWIEKKMAPLPLFRRGRRNVVKGQEGYQFPTPTVIIVGFGQIGKEVSVFLKEMGIFPLIIEQNIDTVMRMEAQDTIFFGDAAESNILKDIHIEQASHLLITVPDTAKTVKIIHTARSVNPDIEIICRSQSIIDEDKIKELRAKSICTESVAMNSFLILVRQLFHPAKK; encoded by the coding sequence ATGCACTCAAATCTTCAAATCGTTCTGATCCTGACAATTGGATTTGCTCTGGCAAGCTTACTCGCCTTTATAGCCCAGCGCTTTCGCTTTCCCGCAATCTTAGGCTACATGCTCGCCGGCTACATCATCGGCCCCTATTCTCCCGGATTTGTGGCTGATGTGGAGATCTCTGAACAGCTGGCAGAGATCTGCGTGATCCTCATGCTGTTCGGCGTCGGCCTCCATTTCAGAATCGAAGATCTGATAGGGGTCAAGAATATCGCGATACCGGGAGCTGTCGCACAGACGTTTTTTGCGGCTGTCACAGGTTTCTTAATCGTTCGGGGAATGGGCTGGTCACCAGAAGCCGCCTTAATCATCGGCTTGTCGATTGGGGTGGCAAGTACTGTCGTCTTGGTCAGAATCCTAACGGACAACGAGATACTTAATACCAGCAAAGGACATATTGCCGTAGGTTGGCTGGTTGTGGAAGATATCTTTACCGTCATCTTTTTAATTTTACTCCCCACCTTCGCTGCCTTCTCATCGGGAGAAAACATTTCCCTCATGAGCTTTTCCGGCTCGCTCCTCATCTTGACAGGCAAGTTTCTAATCCTCGGTCTTTTCATGTTTAAGTGGGGGCATAAGATCGTAGCGTATATTTTAACGAATATAGCAAGGTTAAAATCCCAAGAGCTCTTCACACTGACGATTCTTGCCCTCGTATTTGTCATCGCGACAGGTTCAACAGCGCTATTTGGTACATCCATCGCTCTCGGAGCGTTCATCGCAGGAATGGTGATTGGTAAAACCAGTGTCCGTCATCAGGCGGCAGCAAACGCGCTACCCTTGAAAGATATTTTCGCGGTGATATTTTTCCTGTCGGTCGGAATGCTTTTCAACCCCAACCCCATCATCGCAAACTATCCTTTGTTCCTAGGTGTGCTTGCGGTGATCCTGATTGTGAAACCTCTCGTAGCCTTCATCATCACCGTCTTGCTCGGCCATTCGCTGAATGTCGCCCTCACCCTCTCGGTTGCTCTGGCACAGATCGGAGAATTTTCTTTTATCCTGGCGGAAGAGGCGATGAATTTGAAGCTCCTGCCGGACGATGGCTTCGACATCTTAGTTGCCTGCGCGCTGGTATCAATCTCTTTAAACCCGCTTCTCTTTCAATCCATCGGATGGATCGAAAAGAAAATGGCTCCCCTCCCACTTTTCCGGCGCGGAAGACGCAATGTTGTGAAGGGGCAAGAGGGTTATCAGTTTCCCACGCCCACGGTCATCATCGTCGGCTTTGGGCAGATTGGCAAAGAAGTATCCGTATTCTTAAAGGAAATGGGAATTTTCCCCCTGATTATCGAGCAGAACATCGACACAGTCATGCGCATGGAAGCACAAGACACCATCTTTTTCGGAGACGCCGCCGAGTCCAATATCTTAAAAGATATCCACATCGAACAAGCCAGCCACCTGCTGATTACCGTGCCCGATACTGCCAAAACAGTCAAAATCATCCATACAGCCCGGAGCGTAAATCCAGACATCGAAATTATCTGCCGTTCGCAGTCTATTATCGATGAAGATAAGATCAAAGAACTCAGGGCTAAAAGCATCTGCACCGAAAGCGTGGCGATGAACTCCTTCCTGATCCTTGTGCGCCAGCTTTTTCACCCAGCCAAGAAATAA
- a CDS encoding MFS transporter encodes MKFSASNSRTFAWGVWIIASVFYAYQYILRVMPNIMLNDIMEQFGIGAAAFGQFSGVYYIGYSLLHLPIGIMLDRYGPKKIMTLCILCTVVGLTPLLFAEHWMYPIAGRFLIGLGSSAAILGVFKIIRITFDERTFPRMLSLSVMIGLIGAIYGGGPISYMREHFGYQLVVQSLAIGGLLLAALTYFVVPDIKESSERPVTSDIKEVLTNGRVVWSCLFAGMMVGPLEGFADVWGTVFLKTVYGYEGTIAAGLPSMMFVGMCFGAPFLSWIAEKVGSYQVTIMGAGAAMAACFAALLMWQLPSWGVSFNFIVVGVCSAYQILAIYQASTYVREQVAGLTTAVANMIIMIFGYGFHTAIGGIVNAMGGPSVSNALIYGTVVVPITLAVGTAGFTLLYLFDKTGSSKAIKEPASTR; translated from the coding sequence ATGAAATTTTCTGCTTCCAACTCACGCACTTTTGCGTGGGGAGTATGGATTATCGCTTCCGTATTTTACGCATACCAATACATTTTAAGGGTGATGCCGAACATCATGTTGAATGACATCATGGAGCAGTTCGGGATCGGCGCTGCAGCCTTCGGGCAGTTTTCCGGGGTTTACTACATCGGCTATTCGCTGCTCCACCTGCCAATCGGCATCATGTTGGACCGCTACGGTCCGAAGAAGATTATGACCTTGTGCATCCTGTGCACTGTAGTGGGACTGACGCCTCTTCTGTTTGCCGAGCACTGGATGTATCCGATTGCCGGACGCTTCCTGATCGGCCTCGGCTCCTCGGCTGCCATATTAGGGGTTTTTAAAATCATCCGCATTACATTCGACGAGCGCACCTTTCCCAGGATGCTGAGCTTGTCGGTGATGATCGGGTTGATTGGCGCGATCTATGGCGGGGGCCCGATCAGCTATATGCGAGAGCATTTTGGGTATCAGTTGGTGGTGCAGTCCCTGGCTATTGGCGGACTGTTGCTCGCGGCACTGACCTATTTTGTAGTTCCTGACATCAAGGAATCATCGGAAAGACCTGTGACCTCCGATATCAAGGAGGTTTTGACTAACGGCCGCGTTGTCTGGTCGTGCCTGTTTGCCGGAATGATGGTAGGGCCTCTGGAAGGTTTTGCCGATGTCTGGGGTACTGTCTTCTTGAAGACTGTCTATGGCTATGAGGGGACGATCGCAGCAGGGCTGCCCTCGATGATGTTTGTGGGGATGTGTTTTGGAGCGCCTTTCTTAAGCTGGATCGCCGAGAAAGTAGGAAGTTATCAGGTCACTATCATGGGTGCCGGAGCTGCCATGGCTGCTTGTTTTGCGGCGCTTCTGATGTGGCAGTTGCCATCGTGGGGGGTATCTTTCAACTTCATCGTGGTGGGTGTTTGCTCGGCCTATCAGATCCTTGCGATCTATCAGGCCTCGACCTACGTCAGGGAACAGGTGGCCGGTTTGACAACCGCCGTTGCCAACATGATTATCATGATTTTTGGCTACGGGTTTCATACGGCCATTGGCGGCATCGTCAACGCGATGGGCGGACCTTCTGTCTCCAATGCTCTGATCTATGGCACGGTTGTGGTTCCGATCACGCTGGCCGTCGGTACGGCGGGCTTTACTCTGCTCTATCTTTTCGATAAGACGGGCAGCTCCAAGGCGATCAAAGAGCCGGCTTCCACGCGCTAA
- a CDS encoding MFS transporter, which yields MPDKDKRQFWTVLFIVFMGFLGISMPYLIFPALFLNPAYSIVSDYTIAPSLLLGMTLAAYPLGQFIGSPILGALSDDYGRKRLLAGTLFLNAFFNLLTAFALKWHLVELLILSRLLSGFMEGNIAIARAMAMFPSIKPESQVDAEALHLWEDQRVCVDCLFNRPLFWRDLNRQQSL from the coding sequence ATGCCGGACAAGGACAAAAGACAGTTTTGGACAGTTCTGTTCATCGTTTTTATGGGTTTTTTGGGCATTTCCATGCCCTATTTGATCTTTCCTGCTCTTTTTCTTAACCCTGCCTATTCGATTGTTTCCGACTACACCATAGCGCCCTCGCTTCTTTTGGGAATGACGCTGGCGGCCTATCCTCTGGGGCAGTTTATCGGCTCTCCGATTTTGGGGGCGCTTTCGGATGATTATGGACGAAAGCGGCTCTTAGCGGGAACCCTTTTCCTGAATGCCTTTTTTAACTTGCTGACGGCTTTTGCCCTCAAATGGCATCTGGTCGAACTACTCATCCTCAGCCGGCTTCTTTCGGGTTTTATGGAAGGAAACATTGCCATCGCCCGGGCGATGGCAATGTTTCCTTCCATAAAACCCGAAAGTCAAGTCGATGCCGAAGCACTCCACCTTTGGGAAGATCAACGCGTCTGCGTCGATTGCCTTTTTAATCGGCCCCTTTTTTGGAGGGATCTTAATCGACAGCAATCTTTATGA
- a CDS encoding DUF2779 domain-containing protein — protein MSTHPLTKSTYVQGKRCLKALFLKERHPEPPLSRSDIKTIRDGMSVGEHARSLYPEGILITAKEMEMALLQTKKEMEAGALVLFEAAFFHEGVFIRTDILKRETSDGPWSLYEVKSGTASDPDVLKEYSRDIAIQFWVLKGCGLVIDGTFLMHLNNKCVYPNLSDLFCIKNMREEVNALLEEIPSDLETMRSVLRQGLEPRLDIGPHCLKPTPCPFKAYCWKEVPKPGIFDIPNCRKRWEFYRQGKVGVNDLSEKDYRNKTQKRALRCYQTNELFLDQYKLQKAFSKWKWPLTYFDIEAISYPIPRYSKTIPWQYLPFQFSCHIQEEAGEIRHIEFLHQSAEDPRPSFIEHMIRAFPEKGSIVVYYKPFEIGRLKELGRDFPEYASIMQGYIKRIVDLKEVIEESVYHPLFLGSFSIKKVAPALLGSESSYSALGVKDGMDAMVSFLEMLESPIDAARIRHDLLEYCKQDTYLMVKLHRYLLDRVHP, from the coding sequence ATGTCAACGCACCCACTCACTAAATCCACCTATGTCCAGGGGAAGCGGTGCTTAAAAGCGCTGTTCCTAAAAGAGCGTCATCCTGAGCCTCCCCTTTCCCGATCGGATATAAAAACAATCCGCGATGGCATGAGTGTGGGCGAGCATGCCCGCAGTCTCTATCCCGAGGGCATACTCATCACTGCAAAGGAGATGGAGATGGCTCTCTTGCAGACTAAAAAAGAGATGGAAGCCGGCGCTTTGGTGCTTTTTGAAGCAGCATTTTTCCACGAAGGGGTTTTCATCCGCACAGACATCCTGAAAAGAGAGACTTCAGACGGTCCCTGGAGCCTCTATGAGGTTAAATCGGGCACTGCATCCGATCCGGATGTTCTTAAGGAATACAGCCGCGATATAGCCATTCAGTTCTGGGTGCTAAAGGGCTGCGGCCTTGTTATAGACGGCACCTTCTTGATGCACCTGAACAACAAATGCGTCTACCCCAACCTTAGCGATCTTTTTTGCATCAAGAATATGCGAGAAGAGGTGAACGCGCTTTTGGAAGAGATTCCAAGCGACCTGGAGACAATGCGGAGTGTGCTCAGGCAAGGTTTAGAGCCGAGGCTTGACATCGGCCCCCACTGCTTGAAGCCAACACCCTGCCCTTTTAAGGCCTACTGCTGGAAAGAGGTGCCGAAGCCGGGCATCTTTGATATACCCAACTGCCGGAAACGCTGGGAATTTTACCGGCAAGGTAAAGTGGGCGTTAACGACCTGTCCGAAAAAGACTACAGGAATAAGACCCAAAAACGTGCCCTCCGTTGCTATCAAACCAATGAACTCTTCCTGGACCAATACAAGCTTCAGAAAGCCTTCAGCAAATGGAAATGGCCTTTAACCTACTTCGATATCGAAGCGATCAGCTACCCCATACCTCGCTACAGCAAAACAATCCCCTGGCAATATCTACCCTTTCAATTTAGCTGCCACATTCAGGAAGAGGCGGGAGAGATTCGCCACATCGAGTTTTTGCATCAAAGCGCCGAAGACCCAAGGCCCTCTTTTATCGAGCACATGATCCGGGCTTTCCCTGAAAAAGGATCGATTGTCGTTTACTATAAACCATTCGAAATCGGACGCCTAAAAGAGCTCGGTCGCGACTTTCCTGAATACGCCTCGATAATGCAGGGATATATCAAGCGGATTGTCGACCTTAAGGAAGTGATCGAAGAGAGCGTTTACCACCCTCTGTTCCTTGGCAGTTTCAGCATCAAAAAGGTAGCTCCCGCTCTTCTTGGAAGTGAATCGAGCTATAGTGCACTCGGCGTGAAGGACGGAATGGACGCGATGGTGAGCTTTCTTGAAATGCTGGAATCGCCAATTGATGCGGCAAGAATACGCCACGATCTTTTAGAGTACTGCAAACAAGACACCTACCTGATGGTCAAGCTCCATCGCTATCTACTGGATAGGGTACATCCTTAA